One genomic window of Garra rufa chromosome 2, GarRuf1.0, whole genome shotgun sequence includes the following:
- the LOC141326091 gene encoding PWWP domain-containing protein 2B-like produces MEAVAEELRAGSRIPVTVDQIVNDTLVVTLTYREKSYTGILLDCSRKTGLFCLPDVVGKSEENLILREDCEVTNEEASSKPVSQPTQRPKDENTEPEMGAPAPVPIPVEPGQPTYPPYFEGAPFPQPMWVRHTYNQWVPQPPPRPIKRKKRRSRESGRMTMSTIRLRPRQVLCEKCKNTLNSDEDSKDGPTVPKTSRKENAPQAEEDAKATPTKSLRKDTDGDNNKESKRREDSTVYDGKRFRKDKKDDEKFPGGDVIPHSPVIKISYSTPQGKGEVIKIPSRVHGSVKPFCPKQLLQNGHGERDASKESQKVLQPPVDAIRTGLTISIPKLKLPKLTSPDAPSPKIRLRSRADGAEQVSVYEAELVDGARRKSPRVANSQSEDGTEKNSLELWSGEEVERHGDLTLLINFRKRKADSSSLSVCSSDSLDESKSFSSDGTSPELCDLAPGDDISVSSSSQGESKTVPPLTVRLHTRSMTKCVTEEGHAVTVGDVVWGKIHGFPWWPAQILSISGTRREEGEVDAPWPEAKVSWFGSPTTSQLSVAKLSPFREFFRSRFNRKKKGMYRRAIMEAAKAVGHMSAEITSLLAHCET; encoded by the coding sequence GACTGGGCTGTTTTGCCTTCCAGACGTTGTTGGAAAATCCGAAGAGAACCTCATATTGAGAGAGGACTGTGAAGTCACAAATGAAGAGGCTTCCTCTAAACCTGTCAGTCAGCCGACGCAGCGACCAAAAGATGAGAACACTGAGCCTGAGATGGGAGCTCCTGCTCCTGTACCCATCCCGGTGGAACCAGGCCAGCCGACGTACCCGCCGTACTTCGAAGGCGCCCCGTTTCCGCAGCCCATGTGGGTCCGGCACACGTACAACCAATGGGTACCTCAACCGCCGCCTCGTCCAATCAAGAGGAAGAAAAGACGAAGTCGAGAGTCCGGACGGATGACCATGAGCACGATCCGACTGAGACCTCGACAGGTGCTCTGCGAGAAATGCAAAAACACACTAAACAGCGACGAGGACAGCAAAGATGGACCAACGGTGCCCAAGACCTCCAGAAAGGAGAATGCGCCTCAAGCCGAGGAGGACGCTAAAGCAACTCCAACCAAGAGTCTGAGAAAGGACACCGACGGAGACAACAACAAAGAGTCGAAGAGACGAGAGGACTCGACGGTCTACGACGGCAAACGCTTCCGGAAGGACAAGAAGGACGATGAGAAGTTTCCAGGAGGGGACGTCATTCCCCACAGTCCTGTGATTAAGATCTCTTATAGCACTCCACAAGGTAAAGGCGAAGTGATAAAGATTCCCTCAAGAGTTCACGGCTCTGTCAAACCCTTCTGTCCGAAGCAACTGTTGCAGAACGGCCACGGAGAACGAGACGCTTCCAAGGAATCGCAGAAAGTCTTGCAACCTCCTGTAGACGCCATTCGCACGGGTCTTACCATTTCCATTCCCAAACTCAAGCTCCCAAAGTTGACTAGTCCGGACGCCCCTTCGCCCAAGATACGCTTAAGATCTAGGGCTGACGGAGCGGAGCAGGTGTCCGTGTACGAGGCGGAACTGGTGGACGGCGCCCGGAGGAAAAGTCCCAGAGTTGCCAATTCTCAATCCGAAGATGGCACGGAGAAGAATTCTCTTGAACTTTGGTCAGGCGAGGAAGTTGAGCGACACGGTGActtgactttactaatcaacttCCGGAAGAGGAAAGCAGACTCTTCTAGCCTCTCCGTGTGCAGCAGCGACAGCCTAGACGAGTCCAAGTCGTTCAGCTCCGACGGAACGTCGCCGGAACTCTGCGATCTCGCTCCGGGCGACGACATCTCCGTGTCGTCTTCCTCTCAAGGAGAAAGCAAGACCGTTCCGCCTCTAACCGTACGGCTGCACACTCGCAGCATGACTAAATGCGTGACCGAGGAAGGCCACGCGGTGACGGTGGGTGACGTCGTTTGGGGGAAGATCCACGGCTTTCCCTGGTGGCCCGCTCAGATACTCAGTATTAGCGGTACTCGTAGAGAAGAAGGCGAGGTTGATGCTCCTTGGCCCGAAGCTAAAGTCTCCTGGTTCGGATCCCCCACCACCTCCCAACTCTCGGTTGCCAAACTCTCGCCCTTCCGCGAATTCTTCAGGTCACGCTTCAACCGCAAAAAGAAAGGGATGTACCGCCGTGCCATCATGGAGGCCGCCAAGGCAGTGGGACACATGAGTGCCGAAATCACATCTCTACTGGCTCACTGCGAAACTTAG